A region from the Pseudomonas cucumis genome encodes:
- the ptrR gene encoding putrescine utilization regulator PtrR, with protein sequence MEFSQLRIFQAVAQEGSITRAAERLHRVPSNLSTRLKQLEEQLGVELFVRERQRLQLSPAGKVLLDYTAKLFALHDEAHAAVQGGQPAGDFVLGTMYSTAAIHLPELLARYHRSYPAVNLQVQSGPSGELLEGLLTGRLDAALVDGPLELAGLDGVPLCDERLVLISEADHPPVRSALDVEGRSVFTFRQGCSYRMRLEAWFAHDHAAMGRAMEIESYPGMLACVIAGSGVALMSESMLASLPGRESVAVHPLAEPFASATTWLMWRKGMVGANLNAWIEQQQAVYPSTAIQTQAIA encoded by the coding sequence GTGGAATTCAGCCAATTGCGGATCTTCCAGGCGGTGGCGCAGGAGGGCTCGATTACCCGTGCTGCTGAACGCCTGCATCGCGTACCGTCCAACCTGTCGACCCGGCTCAAGCAGCTCGAAGAGCAACTCGGTGTCGAACTGTTCGTACGCGAGCGTCAGCGTTTGCAGTTGTCACCTGCGGGAAAAGTCCTCTTGGACTACACCGCCAAGCTGTTCGCTTTACACGACGAAGCCCACGCGGCGGTGCAGGGCGGGCAACCGGCCGGGGATTTCGTCTTAGGCACCATGTACAGCACCGCCGCGATTCATCTGCCGGAGCTGTTGGCGCGATATCACCGCAGTTATCCGGCGGTGAACCTGCAAGTGCAGTCGGGGCCCAGCGGCGAATTACTCGAAGGTCTGCTCACCGGGCGCCTCGATGCGGCGCTGGTGGACGGCCCGCTGGAATTGGCCGGGCTCGACGGCGTGCCGTTGTGCGACGAACGGCTGGTGTTGATCAGCGAGGCCGATCATCCGCCGGTACGCAGCGCGCTGGATGTTGAAGGGCGTTCGGTATTCACGTTTCGGCAGGGCTGTTCCTATCGGATGCGTCTGGAAGCCTGGTTCGCCCATGATCACGCGGCCATGGGCCGGGCGATGGAGATCGAGTCTTATCCGGGAATGCTCGCCTGCGTGATTGCCGGCTCCGGCGTGGCGCTGATGTCGGAGTCGATGCTCGCCAGCCTGCCGGGGCGCGAAAGCGTGGCGGTGCACCCGTTGGCCGAGCCGTTCGCCAGCGCGACAACCTGGCTGATGTGGCGCAAAGGCATGGTCGGGGCCAACCTGAATGCATGGATCGAGCAGCAGCAGGCGGTGTATCCGTCGACAGCGATTCAGACCCAGGCCATTGCTTGA
- a CDS encoding acyl carrier protein, whose protein sequence is MTRAAVRTAVHRFISRLLENQEDFDDNTRLVQLGLDEEDIEDLIFHLEDQLGLTAFTAEEDRMLRTATTVDDLSRFLIEIGRY, encoded by the coding sequence ATGACCAGAGCCGCCGTTCGTACAGCCGTGCACCGCTTCATCAGCCGCCTGCTGGAAAATCAGGAGGACTTTGACGACAACACTCGCCTGGTGCAGTTGGGACTGGATGAAGAAGATATTGAAGATCTGATTTTCCATCTGGAAGATCAGCTGGGATTGACGGCGTTTACCGCCGAAGAAGACCGGATGCTCAGGACGGCGACGACTGTCGACGATTTGAGCCGGTTTTTGATTGAGATTGGGCGGTATTAA
- a CDS encoding LysR family transcriptional regulator: protein MANALPDLKLLRIFVSVVRHQGFANAQHELNLSTSAISTYMSQLEAALGLVLCHRGRGGFSLTSKGELFHQETLRLLAELEGFEQYAAALKGELRGTLNLGVIDSTVSDKALPFAEAIGAYSQEHPAVHLHLSVMSPYELQLGVQDNRLDLAIGAFSTRMSGLVYMPLYREQHWLYCSSRHPLFTERRIPEQVITQQRMVGRGYWSQAELARHGFKHSAATVESMEGQLILVLSGAYIGYLPEHYAQAWADKGDLRVLLPATFGYQAPFSMIVRRGRSREPLIQTFRDLLKAQLNQA, encoded by the coding sequence ATGGCCAACGCTTTACCCGACCTGAAACTATTGCGCATCTTTGTCAGCGTGGTCCGCCATCAGGGGTTTGCCAACGCCCAGCACGAGCTCAACCTCTCGACCTCGGCCATCAGCACTTACATGAGCCAGCTGGAAGCGGCCCTCGGCCTGGTGCTGTGCCATCGCGGTCGCGGTGGTTTCAGCCTGACCAGCAAGGGCGAGCTGTTCCATCAGGAAACCCTGCGTCTGTTGGCGGAACTCGAAGGTTTCGAACAATACGCCGCCGCCCTCAAAGGCGAGCTGCGCGGCACTCTGAATCTCGGCGTGATCGACTCCACCGTCAGCGACAAAGCCTTGCCGTTCGCCGAAGCCATCGGTGCCTACAGTCAGGAACACCCGGCGGTGCATTTGCATCTGTCAGTCATGAGCCCCTACGAACTGCAACTCGGCGTGCAGGACAACCGCCTCGATTTGGCCATCGGTGCCTTTTCCACGCGCATGAGCGGTCTGGTCTACATGCCGCTGTACCGCGAGCAGCACTGGTTGTATTGCAGCAGCCGTCATCCGCTGTTCACCGAGCGGCGTATCCCTGAGCAAGTCATCACCCAACAGCGCATGGTCGGCCGTGGCTATTGGAGCCAGGCCGAACTCGCGCGCCACGGTTTCAAGCACAGCGCGGCGACCGTGGAAAGTATGGAGGGCCAGTTGATTCTGGTGCTGTCCGGTGCCTACATCGGTTACCTGCCGGAGCATTACGCCCAGGCTTGGGCCGACAAAGGTGATTTGCGCGTGCTGCTGCCAGCGACGTTCGGTTATCAGGCACCGTTTTCGATGATCGTGCGCCGTGGCCGCAGCCGCGAACCGCTGATCCAGACCTTTCGCGACCTGCTCAAAGCGCAGCTCAATCAGGCTTAA
- a CDS encoding DMT family transporter, with the protein MSATRRSADGFALQVMVGLCLIWGVQQVMIKWAAPDIAPVMQAAGRSGISALLVGLLICWKGGWDQVGSTWRGGLLAGALFGLEFFFISEGLQLTTAAHMSVFLYTAPIFTALGVHWLLPSERLRPVQWLGIFLAFIGIAIAFAGGVSWDNLDHRMLMGDALGVLAGASWGATTVVVRASRLSEAPVTLTLFYQLIVGFVGLLLIAILSGQVTHVSLTTVAVASVLFQGVVVSFFSYLTWFWLLRRYLAANLAVFSFMTPLFGVTFGVVLLGEELSLNFVIGAVLVLLGITFVSAEQWVRRHLRKALGQP; encoded by the coding sequence GTGAGCGCCACCCGGCGTAGCGCCGATGGGTTTGCCCTGCAAGTGATGGTCGGGCTGTGCCTGATCTGGGGCGTGCAGCAGGTGATGATCAAATGGGCCGCGCCCGACATCGCGCCGGTCATGCAAGCGGCGGGGCGGTCGGGTATTTCCGCGTTGCTCGTAGGATTGTTGATCTGCTGGAAGGGCGGTTGGGATCAGGTCGGCAGTACCTGGCGTGGCGGCTTGCTGGCGGGTGCGTTGTTTGGCCTGGAGTTCTTCTTCATTTCCGAAGGCCTGCAATTGACCACGGCGGCGCACATGTCGGTGTTCCTCTACACCGCGCCGATTTTTACTGCGTTGGGCGTGCATTGGCTGCTACCGAGTGAGCGTTTGAGGCCGGTGCAATGGCTGGGGATTTTTCTCGCCTTCATCGGCATTGCCATTGCGTTTGCCGGGGGCGTGTCGTGGGACAACCTCGACCACCGCATGCTGATGGGCGATGCGTTGGGCGTGCTGGCCGGCGCCTCATGGGGCGCGACCACCGTGGTGGTGCGCGCCTCGCGTCTGTCGGAAGCGCCGGTGACCCTGACGCTGTTTTATCAACTGATTGTCGGCTTCGTCGGCCTGCTGTTGATCGCGATCCTCAGCGGGCAGGTCACCCATGTCAGCCTGACCACAGTTGCCGTGGCCAGTGTGTTGTTCCAGGGGGTGGTGGTGTCGTTCTTCAGTTACCTGACCTGGTTCTGGTTGCTGCGTCGTTATCTGGCAGCGAACCTGGCGGTGTTTTCGTTCATGACGCCATTGTTCGGTGTCACGTTCGGCGTGGTGCTGTTGGGCGAAGAACTGAGCCTCAACTTTGTGATCGGCGCGGTGCTGGTTCTGCTCGGGATCACTTTTGTGAGCGCAGAGCAGTGGGTCCGCCGTCATTTGCGCAAAGCACTTGGGCAACCCTGA
- a CDS encoding sodium:solute symporter, with protein sequence MALDLFVVLIYAAAMLVLGYYGMRKAKTHEDYLVAGRNLGPGLYMGTMAATVLGGASTVGTVRLGYVHGISGFWLCAALGCGIVALNLFLAKPLLKLKVFTVTQVLEKRYNPMARTASATIMLAYALMIGVTSVLAIGTVLQVLFGLPFWLSVLLGGGVVVIYSTIGGMWSLTLTDIVQFGIQTVGLMFLLLPICLYRVGGWDQLVAQLPAASFNFTSIGWDTIITYFLIYFFGILIGQDIWQRVFTARSEKVAKYAGTSAGIYCIVYGLVCALIGMAAHVLIPDLDNVNNAFAAIVKVSLPDGIRGLVIAAALAAMMSTASAGLLAASTTLTEDLLPKLRGGKQSNVSVNRLFTLLTGIAVLGIALVVNDVISALTLAYNLLVGGMLIPLMGAIYWKRATTAGAITSMALGFVTALVFMFKDGMDANTPIYYSLGVGLVSFVVVSLLSRRPAVVASAI encoded by the coding sequence ATGGCTTTGGATTTATTCGTCGTTCTCATTTACGCCGCCGCGATGCTGGTGCTCGGCTACTACGGCATGCGCAAGGCCAAGACCCACGAAGACTATTTGGTCGCCGGTCGCAACCTCGGTCCTGGTCTCTACATGGGCACCATGGCTGCTACCGTTCTGGGTGGCGCGTCCACCGTCGGCACCGTGCGCCTGGGCTACGTTCATGGCATTTCCGGTTTCTGGCTGTGCGCCGCACTGGGCTGCGGCATCGTGGCGCTGAACCTGTTCCTCGCCAAACCGTTGCTGAAGCTGAAGGTATTCACCGTTACCCAGGTGCTGGAAAAGCGCTACAACCCAATGGCGCGTACCGCGAGCGCAACCATCATGCTGGCCTATGCGCTGATGATCGGTGTGACCTCGGTCCTGGCGATCGGCACCGTGCTGCAAGTGCTTTTCGGCCTGCCGTTCTGGCTCTCGGTGCTGCTGGGTGGCGGTGTGGTGGTGATTTACTCGACCATCGGTGGCATGTGGTCCCTGACCCTGACCGACATCGTCCAGTTCGGTATCCAGACCGTGGGCCTGATGTTCCTGTTGCTGCCGATCTGCCTGTACCGTGTCGGTGGCTGGGATCAACTGGTTGCGCAATTGCCGGCCGCCAGCTTCAACTTCACCAGCATCGGCTGGGACACCATCATCACCTACTTCCTGATCTACTTCTTTGGCATCCTGATCGGTCAAGACATCTGGCAACGGGTGTTCACCGCACGAAGCGAGAAAGTCGCCAAGTACGCCGGTACGTCTGCCGGGATCTACTGCATTGTCTACGGCCTGGTGTGCGCGCTGATCGGCATGGCCGCTCATGTGCTGATTCCAGATCTGGACAACGTCAACAATGCCTTTGCCGCCATTGTCAAAGTGTCCCTGCCGGACGGTATCCGCGGCCTGGTGATCGCTGCTGCACTGGCGGCCATGATGTCCACCGCCAGCGCCGGCCTGCTCGCCGCATCCACCACCCTGACCGAAGACCTGCTGCCAAAGCTGCGTGGCGGTAAACAATCGAACGTGAGTGTTAACCGCCTGTTTACCCTGCTGACCGGCATCGCAGTACTGGGCATCGCTTTGGTGGTCAATGATGTGATCAGCGCACTGACCCTGGCCTACAACCTGTTGGTGGGCGGCATGCTGATCCCGCTGATGGGGGCGATCTACTGGAAACGCGCCACGACGGCCGGTGCGATCACCAGCATGGCGCTGGGCTTCGTCACCGCGCTGGTGTTCATGTTCAAGGACGGTATGGACGCCAACACCCCGATCTACTACAGCCTCGGCGTGGGCCTGGTGAGTTTCGTGGTGGTCAGCTTGCTGTCCCGTCGCCCGGCAGTGGTGGCGAGCGCGATCTAA
- a CDS encoding MFS transporter codes for MSPLIRLTASFIALMMAMGIGRFALTPQLPHLLSEGQIDLTAAGLIAAANYLGYFVGAVDAMFARRPEQVRRRLLGGLWLCVLLTLASFWADGFWSHLVLRFGTGVASAWVLVMITALSQPLAAAAGRPRLGALVFAGPGLGIFLTGLLALGSNLLGQTSATLWLVYAGVGLVMLLGILPFLPQPATPAIATPSAVTSGTQGVGRLPVIYGLYGLGYIIPATFLSQMASAQFHGQWQADLFWPCFGLAAAIGVVLVSLRRHNPNATRHWLIATLWLQAAGVFACLLGSGAGLALGVILCGGPFLACMQLVMQRSRELAPHATQRNAGLLTACFAVGQLSGPLLAALSSHFSGGLQPALIIAGSGLIIAGGLLLRPVRVAQVLCANDGGPTALRSQK; via the coding sequence ATGTCCCCTCTGATTCGCCTAACCGCCAGTTTTATCGCCCTGATGATGGCCATGGGTATCGGGCGCTTCGCCCTGACCCCGCAACTGCCGCACTTGCTCAGCGAAGGCCAGATCGACCTGACCGCCGCCGGTCTGATTGCCGCCGCCAACTACCTCGGCTACTTCGTCGGCGCGGTGGACGCGATGTTCGCCCGTCGACCCGAGCAGGTTCGTCGGCGCCTGCTCGGCGGTTTGTGGCTCTGTGTATTGCTGACCCTGGCCTCCTTCTGGGCCGACGGGTTCTGGTCGCATCTGGTATTGCGTTTCGGCACGGGCGTGGCCAGCGCCTGGGTGTTGGTGATGATTACCGCATTGAGTCAACCGCTGGCAGCGGCGGCCGGTCGTCCGCGGCTCGGGGCGCTGGTCTTTGCCGGGCCGGGTCTGGGGATTTTTCTGACGGGGTTGTTGGCCTTGGGCTCGAACCTGCTGGGGCAGACGTCCGCGACCTTGTGGCTGGTGTATGCCGGTGTCGGGCTGGTGATGCTGCTGGGGATTCTGCCGTTCCTACCGCAGCCGGCTACGCCTGCTATAGCGACACCGTCTGCCGTCACATCGGGCACCCAAGGTGTCGGACGTTTACCGGTGATTTATGGTCTGTACGGTTTGGGCTACATCATCCCGGCCACTTTCCTCTCGCAGATGGCCAGCGCGCAATTCCATGGGCAATGGCAAGCCGATCTGTTCTGGCCATGCTTCGGCCTCGCAGCAGCAATCGGGGTGGTGTTGGTGAGCCTGCGTCGACACAACCCGAACGCCACTCGCCATTGGTTGATAGCCACGTTGTGGTTGCAGGCGGCCGGGGTGTTTGCTTGCCTGTTGGGCAGCGGTGCCGGCCTGGCGTTGGGGGTGATCCTGTGTGGCGGGCCATTCCTGGCCTGCATGCAACTGGTGATGCAGCGCTCCCGGGAACTGGCGCCCCACGCTACCCAGCGCAACGCCGGGCTACTGACCGCGTGCTTCGCCGTGGGTCAGCTCAGCGGGCCGTTGCTGGCAGCGCTGAGTAGCCATTTCAGCGGTGGATTGCAACCTGCGTTGATAATCGCCGGCAGCGGCTTGATCATCGCGGGAGGCCTGTTGCTACGCCCGGTCAGGGTTGCCCAAGTGCTTTGCGCAAATGACGGCGGACCCACTGCTCTGCGCTCACAAAAGTGA
- the speB gene encoding agmatinase, producing the protein MDKILHQPLGGNEMPRFGGIATMLRLPHLPSAAGLDAAFIGIPLDIGTSLRPGTRFGPREIRAESVMIRPYNMATGAAPFDSLSVADIGDVAINTFNLLDAVRIIEEAYDNILEHDVIPLTLGGDHTITLPILRAIHKKHGKVGLVHIDAHADVNDHMFGEKIAHGTTFRRAVEEGLLDCDRVVQIGLRAQGYTADDFNWSRNQGFRVVQAEECWHKSLAPLMAEVREKVGGGPVYLSFDIDGIDPAWAPGTGTPEIGGLTTIQAIEIVRGCQGLDLVGCDLVEVSPAYDTTGNTSLLGANLLYEMLCVLPGVVHR; encoded by the coding sequence GTGGACAAGATTCTTCACCAACCACTGGGCGGCAACGAAATGCCGCGCTTCGGCGGCATCGCCACCATGCTGCGACTCCCCCATTTGCCATCCGCTGCAGGCCTGGACGCTGCCTTTATCGGCATCCCGCTGGACATCGGCACTTCCCTGCGCCCCGGCACCCGTTTCGGGCCACGTGAAATCCGCGCTGAATCGGTGATGATCCGCCCGTACAACATGGCCACCGGCGCCGCGCCGTTCGATTCGCTGTCGGTTGCCGACATCGGTGATGTGGCGATCAACACCTTCAACCTGCTGGACGCCGTGCGGATCATCGAAGAGGCCTACGACAATATCCTCGAACACGATGTGATCCCCCTGACCCTCGGCGGCGATCACACCATCACCCTGCCGATCCTGCGAGCCATCCATAAAAAGCACGGCAAGGTCGGTCTGGTGCACATCGACGCTCACGCCGATGTAAACGATCACATGTTCGGCGAGAAAATCGCCCATGGCACCACCTTCCGTCGCGCCGTTGAAGAAGGCCTTCTGGATTGCGATCGCGTGGTGCAAATTGGCCTGCGCGCTCAGGGTTACACCGCTGATGACTTCAACTGGAGCCGCAATCAAGGCTTCCGTGTGGTTCAAGCGGAAGAATGCTGGCACAAATCTCTGGCACCGCTGATGGCCGAAGTTCGCGAGAAAGTCGGCGGCGGTCCGGTGTACTTGAGTTTCGATATCGACGGTATCGACCCGGCCTGGGCACCAGGCACGGGCACCCCGGAAATCGGCGGTCTGACGACCATTCAGGCGATCGAAATCGTGCGCGGCTGCCAAGGCCTCGATCTGGTCGGCTGCGATCTGGTAGAAGTCTCGCCAGCGTACGACACCACCGGTAACACCTCGCTGTTGGGCGCCAACCTGCTGTACGAAATGCTCTGCGTACTGCCGGGCGTGGTCCATCGCTGA
- a CDS encoding tRNA-uridine aminocarboxypropyltransferase encodes MSRIQCPRCLRPQTHCLCPLIPSLDSRTRVLLLQHPSEVNHALNTARLAALGLKNAELIVGEVFEDLPALLNQPGYQARLLFPGEEAQPMQAYTANDEPLLLVVPDGTWRKARKMLHLNPLLAALPRVTLAEGGVSRYRLRKAPGPGALSTVEAIVQALQTLESPVSFEPLLKPFEALIEGQIAAMGEEVFQRNHGPR; translated from the coding sequence ATGTCCAGAATCCAGTGCCCGCGTTGCCTGCGCCCGCAAACCCATTGCCTGTGCCCGCTGATCCCAAGCCTCGACAGCCGCACTCGGGTGTTGCTGCTTCAGCACCCAAGTGAAGTGAACCATGCGCTGAACACCGCGCGATTGGCGGCGTTGGGATTAAAGAATGCCGAGTTGATTGTGGGCGAGGTGTTCGAGGATTTGCCGGCGCTGCTGAATCAGCCGGGCTATCAGGCACGGTTGCTGTTTCCCGGCGAGGAGGCGCAGCCGATGCAGGCCTACACCGCTAATGATGAGCCGCTGCTGCTGGTGGTTCCGGACGGCACCTGGCGCAAGGCGCGCAAAATGCTGCACCTCAATCCGTTGTTGGCGGCGTTGCCCAGAGTGACTCTGGCCGAGGGCGGGGTGTCGCGTTATCGCTTACGCAAGGCTCCGGGGCCGGGGGCGTTGTCGACGGTGGAGGCGATTGTTCAGGCGTTGCAGACGCTTGAGTCTCCCGTCAGTTTTGAGCCGTTGTTGAAGCCATTCGAGGCGTTGATCGAGGGGCAGATTGCGGCGATGGGGGAGGAGGTTTTTCAGCGTAATCATGGGCCGAGATAG
- a CDS encoding purine-cytosine permease family protein has protein sequence MNNNNKQRSLSSIETNGVEQIPDHERDARPSDLFRLIFGGANTFATAVLGSFPVLFGLSFQAGVWAIVLGVVLGALILAPMGLFGPLNGTNNAVSSGAHFGVHGRIVGSFLSLLTAIAFFSLSVWSSGDALVGGAKRLIGLPETDLTLGLAYGLFAILVLTVCIYGFRFMLWVNRIAVWAASALFLLGIFAFAPTFDSQFAGTVAMGQAGFWAAFIGAALVAMSNPISFGAFLGDWSRYIPRETPKGRIMLAVIAAQIATLIPFLFGLATATIVAIKAPDYIAANNYVGGLLAVSPSWFFLPVCLIAVIGGMSTGTTSLYGTGLDMSSVFPRVLSRVKATLLIGVMSIAFIFIGRFAANLVQSVSTFAVLIITCTTPWMVIMIIGLLVRRGFYCPDDLQVFTRGEKGGRYWFTHGWNWRGLGAWIPSALVGLCFVNLPGQFVGPLGNLAGGIDISLPVTLGLASVVYLTLLSLFPEPATVFGPSDPRSKGTDSLGKPAIRQAA, from the coding sequence ATGAATAACAACAACAAACAAAGAAGCCTTAGCAGCATCGAAACAAACGGGGTCGAACAGATCCCGGATCATGAGCGCGACGCCAGACCCAGCGACCTGTTTCGCCTGATCTTCGGCGGCGCCAATACCTTCGCCACAGCGGTACTCGGCAGTTTTCCCGTGCTGTTCGGCCTGTCCTTCCAGGCAGGCGTGTGGGCGATTGTGCTGGGCGTGGTACTCGGCGCGCTAATCCTTGCGCCGATGGGCCTGTTCGGCCCACTCAATGGCACCAACAATGCCGTGTCTTCCGGTGCACACTTTGGCGTACACGGGCGGATCGTCGGTTCATTTTTGTCGCTGTTGACCGCCATTGCCTTCTTTTCGCTCTCGGTATGGAGCTCGGGTGATGCGCTGGTGGGTGGCGCCAAACGCTTGATCGGCCTTCCGGAAACCGATCTGACACTCGGCCTAGCCTATGGACTGTTCGCAATACTGGTACTGACCGTTTGCATCTACGGCTTCCGCTTCATGCTGTGGGTCAATCGCATCGCGGTGTGGGCTGCCAGCGCGCTGTTCCTGCTCGGCATCTTCGCGTTCGCCCCGACCTTCGACAGCCAGTTCGCCGGCACCGTCGCCATGGGTCAGGCCGGATTTTGGGCCGCCTTCATCGGCGCTGCATTGGTGGCCATGAGCAACCCGATTTCCTTTGGCGCATTCCTCGGTGACTGGTCGCGATACATCCCGCGCGAAACCCCGAAGGGTCGCATCATGCTGGCGGTGATCGCAGCACAAATCGCCACCCTGATCCCCTTCCTGTTCGGCCTCGCCACCGCCACCATCGTGGCGATCAAGGCACCGGACTACATCGCGGCCAACAACTACGTCGGCGGCCTGCTGGCGGTGTCGCCAAGCTGGTTCTTCTTGCCGGTGTGCCTGATTGCGGTGATCGGCGGCATGTCCACCGGCACCACCTCGCTGTATGGCACCGGGCTGGACATGTCCAGCGTGTTCCCGCGGGTGCTGTCACGGGTCAAGGCAACGCTGCTGATCGGCGTGATGTCGATTGCTTTCATCTTCATCGGGCGCTTTGCGGCGAACCTGGTGCAGAGCGTGTCGACCTTTGCTGTGCTGATCATCACCTGCACCACCCCGTGGATGGTGATCATGATCATCGGCCTGCTGGTACGTCGCGGCTTCTACTGCCCGGATGACCTGCAAGTGTTCACCCGCGGCGAGAAAGGTGGCCGCTACTGGTTCACCCACGGCTGGAACTGGCGTGGCCTGGGCGCCTGGATCCCGAGCGCGCTGGTGGGTTTGTGTTTCGTGAACCTGCCGGGGCAGTTTGTCGGGCCACTGGGGAATCTGGCGGGCGGTATCGACATCTCCCTGCCGGTGACGCTGGGCCTGGCTTCCGTGGTGTACCTGACGCTGCTGAGCCTGTTCCCGGAACCGGCCACGGTGTTCGGCCCCAGTGATCCACGCAGCAAGGGCACGGATTCGCTCGGTAAACCGGCGATTCGACAAGCGGCCTGA
- a CDS encoding HlyD family type I secretion periplasmic adaptor subunit, whose protein sequence is MSADQGSRGYFNSFGKSAEVEFMPETAGASLQDSPRWSRITVWLAAALLITALVWAKFAVLQEVTTGEGKAIPSSKIQVIQNLEGGIVTEIFVREGQMVNKGDTLLRLDDTRFLSNKGESEADRYALTAQVERLSAEAEGRPFKLSAEVIAKAPQVAEDERSLYEQRQRRLASEQRTLTEQLRQKTQELAEFRSKQGQFSSSLALLQQEMNMSAPLVGTGAVSPVEILRLKRSAVEIRGSLNATTLAIPRAESAINEIKSKIDESEQSFRSDAAKELNEKRTDLSKITASSIAIDDRVTRTTVVSPVHGIIKMLKVNTIGGVVQPGNDMVEIVPLEDNLLIEAKVRPQDVAFLHPGQKAMVKFSAYDYTIYGGLSAKLELIGADTITDDKGNSFYLIQVRTDKNHLGGDAKPLLIIPGMVATVDIITGEKSVLDYLLKPVLKARTEAMRER, encoded by the coding sequence ATGTCTGCGGATCAAGGTTCCCGTGGCTACTTCAACAGTTTCGGCAAAAGCGCCGAAGTCGAATTCATGCCGGAAACTGCCGGCGCCTCGTTGCAGGATTCACCGCGCTGGTCGCGGATCACCGTATGGCTGGCGGCCGCGCTGCTGATCACCGCGCTGGTCTGGGCCAAGTTCGCCGTGTTGCAGGAAGTCACCACGGGTGAAGGCAAGGCGATCCCGTCGAGCAAGATTCAGGTGATCCAAAACCTGGAGGGCGGCATCGTCACGGAAATTTTCGTGCGCGAAGGGCAAATGGTGAACAAGGGCGACACTTTGCTGCGCCTGGATGACACGCGATTTCTGTCGAACAAGGGTGAAAGCGAAGCGGACCGCTATGCGCTGACCGCGCAGGTCGAACGGCTGTCGGCTGAAGCAGAAGGCCGGCCGTTCAAGCTGTCTGCGGAAGTCATTGCCAAAGCCCCGCAAGTGGCCGAGGACGAACGCTCGCTGTACGAACAACGTCAGCGCCGACTGGCCAGCGAGCAGCGCACGCTGACCGAACAACTTCGGCAGAAAACCCAGGAGCTGGCGGAATTCCGTTCCAAACAGGGGCAATTCAGTTCCAGCCTGGCCCTGCTGCAACAAGAGATGAACATGTCTGCGCCGCTGGTGGGCACCGGGGCGGTTTCGCCGGTGGAAATCTTGCGGCTCAAACGCAGCGCGGTGGAAATCCGCGGCTCGCTGAATGCCACGACCCTGGCGATTCCCCGTGCCGAATCGGCGATCAATGAGATCAAAAGCAAGATCGATGAGTCCGAACAATCCTTCCGTTCCGATGCGGCGAAAGAGCTGAATGAAAAACGCACCGACCTGTCGAAAATCACTGCCTCAAGCATTGCCATCGACGACCGGGTGACGCGCACCACCGTGGTGTCGCCGGTTCACGGCATCATCAAAATGCTGAAGGTCAACACCATCGGCGGCGTGGTCCAGCCGGGTAACGACATGGTGGAAATCGTGCCGCTGGAAGACAACCTGCTGATCGAAGCCAAAGTCCGCCCTCAAGACGTAGCGTTCCTGCACCCAGGCCAGAAAGCCATGGTCAAGTTCAGCGCTTACGACTACACGATTTATGGCGGGCTGAGTGCGAAGCTGGAGCTGATTGGCGCGGACACCATCACCGATGACAAGGGCAACAGCTTTTATCTGATTCAGGTAAGAACCGACAAGAATCACTTGGGCGGGGATGCGAAACCGCTGCTGATCATTCCGGGGATGGTCGCGACGGTGGACATTATTACCGGGGAGAAAAGCGTGCTCGATTATTTGCTTAAACCGGTGTTGAAAGCGCGGACCGAGGCGATGCGGGAAAGGTAG
- a CDS encoding YybH family protein has product MSERDQVLNAAVELVSAFARNDREAYFGAFSADASFVFYTLEQPLLSRDAYQALWDSWRAEDGFEVLSCTSSNAFVSQQGDVAIFIHDVATELRMQGEQHFSQERETIVFKKQTSGQEQQGLWLACHEHLSAMPEGLPPP; this is encoded by the coding sequence ATGAGCGAACGTGATCAGGTACTCAACGCCGCCGTCGAGCTGGTGTCGGCCTTTGCCCGTAACGATCGCGAAGCCTACTTCGGCGCATTCAGCGCCGACGCCAGCTTCGTGTTCTACACCCTCGAGCAACCCCTGTTGTCGCGCGATGCCTATCAGGCGTTGTGGGACAGCTGGCGCGCCGAGGACGGCTTCGAGGTGCTGTCATGCACCTCGAGCAACGCCTTCGTCAGCCAGCAGGGTGACGTGGCGATTTTCATCCATGACGTGGCCACCGAGCTGCGCATGCAAGGGGAGCAACACTTCAGCCAGGAGCGCGAGACGATTGTTTTCAAGAAACAGACGTCTGGCCAAGAACAACAAGGCCTATGGCTGGCCTGCCACGAACATTTGTCCGCAATGCCGGAAGGGCTGCCACCCCCTTAG
- a CDS encoding PA1414 family protein, with product MKEKIQNWLHDLGVALGLIEPPLQPVPIRTDDEQRRRQQQRRR from the coding sequence ATGAAAGAGAAAATCCAAAACTGGCTGCATGACCTGGGTGTCGCACTCGGTTTGATCGAACCGCCTCTGCAACCCGTGCCTATTCGCACTGACGACGAACAACGTCGCCGCCAGCAGCAGCGCCGCAGGTAA